From Diospyros lotus cultivar Yz01 chromosome 4, ASM1463336v1, whole genome shotgun sequence, a single genomic window includes:
- the LOC127800456 gene encoding nuclear transcription factor Y subunit B-3-like, which translates to MEDERHKYEPNVANRDSPPDSLCSKTNNHHNDTNQINNNNNNNNREQDRFLPIANVGRIMKKVVPGNGKISKDAKETVQECVSEFISFVTGEASDKCQREKRKTINGDDILWAIKTLGFEDYVNPLKQYLSKYRELEGEKLHLPKQQQLSEQRLPHLDHEQNMPYTSIYSSAGLIPQPSFVAADHPYSMPFPQSSFQKQVHQHDDIDSVAHW; encoded by the coding sequence ATGGAAGATGAGAGGCACAAATACGAGCCAAATGTGGCCAATCGAGACAGCCCACCTGATAGCTTATGTTCAAAGACCAACAACCACCACAATGACACTAACcaaatcaacaacaacaacaacaacaataatagagAACAAGACAGGTTCCTCCCCATTGCCAACGTCGGCCGTATCATGAAGAAGGTTGTCCCGGGCAACGGCAAGATCTCCAAGGACGCCAAGGAGACCGTCCAAGAATGCGTGTCCGAGTTCATTAGCTTTGTCACCGGCGAAGCCTCTGACAAGTGCCAACGCGAGAAGAGGAAGACCATCAATGGAGACGATATCCTTTGGGCAATCAAAACCCTAGGCTTCGAAGACTACGTGAACCCGCTTAAACAATACCTCTCCAAGTATAGGGAATTAGAAGGAGAGAAGCTTCATCTCCCCAAGCAACAGCAGCTATCCGAACAACGACTCCCTCACCTTGATCACGAACAAAATATGCCTTATACCAGCATCTACTCGTCGGCTGGTCTCATCCCTCAGCCTTCTTTTGTGGCAGCCGACCATCCCTATTCCATGCCTTTCCCTCAGAGTTCGTTCCAGAAACAGGTGCACCAGCATGATGACATCGACTCGGTGGCGCACTGgtaa